The Caldicellulosiruptor obsidiansis OB47 genome segment CTCCAAAAACTAAAAAACTTCTTGGTGATGATTTTATTAAGGGTGCTTCCATTAACGGAATTTTGTATGCAATTCCTGCAAACAAAGAAAAAGCTCACAACTGGGGTTTCATTGTAAGAATGGACTTGGTAAAGAAGTATAAATTAGATGATATGTTCAAAAAGGTTAAAAAGTTAGAAGATTTAGAGCCATACCTTAAGATAATCAAACAAAAAGAGCCAGGTGTATATCCGCTTGGAGCATATGCTGGTGAGTCGCCAAGATTCCTTTTGGATTGGGACAAAGTTGTAGATGATGACGTTCCTGTTTCGCTCTATCCAAACAATAAGAGTACAAAGATTGTGAATGAGCTTGAACAGCCAAATACAAAGGCTCTCTTTAAGACAGTTAGAAAATATTACTTGGCTGGTTACATCAGAAAAGATGCAGCAAGCGTAACAGACTGGATGTCTGATTTGAAAGCAGGTAAAGTTTTTGTAATGCCACAATCGCTAAAACCTGGCAAAGATGCTGAAATGTCAATTTCAACAGGCTATCAATGGAAACAGATAGATATAACACCACCTGTTATGTCAACAAGAGAATGTATTGGTTCAATGCAGGCAATCAATGCAAAGTCCAAGAATCCAGAAAGAGCTTTGATGTTCCTTGAACTTTTCAATACAGACAAATATCTTAACAACCTTGTAAACTTTGGTATTGAAGGTCAACACTATGTATTTAAAGACAAAGCAAAAGGCATCATTGCTCCTGGACCAAAAGCAAAAGACTACAGCCCTGGTCTTGGTTGGATGTTTGGAAATCAGTTTATAAACTACATCTATGAAAATGAAGACCCGAACAAGTGGAAGAACTTTGAAGAGTATAACAAAAAAGCATTGCCACTTCTGAGCCTTGGATTCAACTTTGATGACTCAAAAGTAAAAACACAGGTTGCAGCATGCAAAAACGTATGGAAGCAGTATATTCCAATGCTTGAGACCGGCAGCGTTGACCCAGACAGATACATTCCAGCGGCTATTGACAAGTTCAAACGAGCAGGTGTTGACATTATTATAAATGAAGCACAGAAACAGTATGATGAGTTTCTGAAGAAAACAGGAAGAAAGAAATAATTAAAAGAAAAATTACAGACGGGATACTGGTGCAAGAATGTAGCACTGGTATCCCGTTTGTTGCTAATATTTGAAAAGAAATAGATTGTGATTTTATCTCAATATAAGATAAAATAAAAGTGAAAATATTTATACTTAAAGAATTCAGGGTTGTGATTTTTATGAAAGATTCTTTTAATAAAAGACATATACTATCAATAGGTTTTTTAGTACCTCTTATAAGTACTCTTGCGCTTATAATTATACTTATTTTGAATACTCAGAAAACAGTAGAAGAAAGTGTAACTATTGAAAATGAGGAGTTTGAGGTTAGCAAAAAAATAAGATTTTTAAGTTCATGGGGTGGGAACGACCCTTATGCCGACACACTCTCATTTGTGCTTCAGAAGTTTCAAGAAGAAAATGCCGGCATAACCATCATCAATGAATCTCTGTTTGGTGATGATTTTTTGATAAAACTTCAGACAGATTTTGCATCTGGCAACCCTCCAGATGTCTTTGGCCTTTTTCCGGGTTCTGTTCGAGACATCCTAATTCAAAGATACCAAATAGCTGATTTAACAGATGTGCTCAAAAAAGATGTAAAATGGTATCAAAGTTTTTATCCTAACATGTGGAGATATGTGACTTTCAATGGAAGGATTTATGGTGTTCCACTTGAAACAATAGTTGAGTGCCTTTTTGTTAACAAGGATATATTTGAAAGGTACAGTCTAAAAGTTCCTCAGACATTTGATGAGCTGATAAATGTCTCAAAAATACTGAAGAGCAAAGGAATTATTCCAATTGCTTTTAATGCCCAGCCAGAGGGGACATACATATACCAGAACATTATTGTTTCGATAGGAACAAAGCATGATGTAGAAAATCCGCTCAAGAGCGGCAAATTTTCATCACCCTACGTAAAAGCACTTGACTATTTAAAAATACTTTACAAAGCAGGAGCATTTCCAGATAATTACTATTCACTTACAAGCAAACAACGAAATGATTTGTTTTTGACAAAGAAGGCAGCAATGATTGTCCAGGGTTCGTGGTTCATTCCAAAATGTGACCCAAAGACGGTTGATATATATTTTTTCCCCCAGATAAGTAATACTGGGAAAAAACATTTGATTTATGGTCTTGGTGGTGGAACATTTTATATTAGCAGTCAAGCTTGGCAAGATGAAACAAAAAGAAGCTGGGCGATAAAACTTTTAAAATTCTTAACTTCTGAAAAGATTGCACGAATATTTGTTGAAAGAACAGGGTTGATTTCAAATATAAAAATTATAAATCCTCCAAATGTTAATAATCCTCTGCGTTCAAAAGCGGAAGGTTTTATAAAAGAAGCCGATGTGCTTGTTGCACCGCCTGACCATTTTGTTGACAGAATGGTTTGGGAAGAGGTTATAACCAAAAATATTCCTTATTATCTACAGGGTACAATTTCTTCAAAGTTATTTTGGGAAAAAGCAATCAAAGCGTGGGAAGAGAATATGGAAAAATTGGGTGAATGAGAATGTTTAAAATAAAGATGATTTTTAGAAACTTAATAAAA includes the following:
- a CDS encoding ABC transporter substrate-binding protein produces the protein MKLKKFFVMMLVVAFVLTSVVGVVTGLGASSSKLPYVKLTWYVIGTPQKDWDLINQKVNEYIKPKLNAEIKMTMFDWGEYNDKLQTKIAAGEPFDICFTAIWTNNYRTNVAKGAFLPLNKPGNDLLSKYAPKTKKLLGDDFIKGASINGILYAIPANKEKAHNWGFIVRMDLVKKYKLDDMFKKVKKLEDLEPYLKIIKQKEPGVYPLGAYAGESPRFLLDWDKVVDDDVPVSLYPNNKSTKIVNELEQPNTKALFKTVRKYYLAGYIRKDAASVTDWMSDLKAGKVFVMPQSLKPGKDAEMSISTGYQWKQIDITPPVMSTRECIGSMQAINAKSKNPERALMFLELFNTDKYLNNLVNFGIEGQHYVFKDKAKGIIAPGPKAKDYSPGLGWMFGNQFINYIYENEDPNKWKNFEEYNKKALPLLSLGFNFDDSKVKTQVAACKNVWKQYIPMLETGSVDPDRYIPAAIDKFKRAGVDIIINEAQKQYDEFLKKTGRKK
- a CDS encoding ABC transporter substrate-binding protein, with amino-acid sequence MKDSFNKRHILSIGFLVPLISTLALIIILILNTQKTVEESVTIENEEFEVSKKIRFLSSWGGNDPYADTLSFVLQKFQEENAGITIINESLFGDDFLIKLQTDFASGNPPDVFGLFPGSVRDILIQRYQIADLTDVLKKDVKWYQSFYPNMWRYVTFNGRIYGVPLETIVECLFVNKDIFERYSLKVPQTFDELINVSKILKSKGIIPIAFNAQPEGTYIYQNIIVSIGTKHDVENPLKSGKFSSPYVKALDYLKILYKAGAFPDNYYSLTSKQRNDLFLTKKAAMIVQGSWFIPKCDPKTVDIYFFPQISNTGKKHLIYGLGGGTFYISSQAWQDETKRSWAIKLLKFLTSEKIARIFVERTGLISNIKIINPPNVNNPLRSKAEGFIKEADVLVAPPDHFVDRMVWEEVITKNIPYYLQGTISSKLFWEKAIKAWEENMEKLGE